Proteins from a single region of Chryseobacterium sp. W4I1:
- a CDS encoding urea transporter — MTKKTMDEFFKKQPFIDNILKGIGQIMLQENRWTGLLFLIGIFIGSWEGGVAVLLSTAAGTLTAMKLKYDLSEINAGLYGFSAALVGVALSFIFQTTLLIWIIIILGGALAAVIQHFFIQKKIPVFTFPFIIITWVCVFVLHHFTQIPPSEMISATAEPADYDDFLTCTNAFGEVIFQGGILSGIIFFVAVFISSPAAALYGFAGAVLGAYLSHMNGEPIEKIHMGLFGFNAVLSAIVFSGFKKKNGLWVLIAVAITVAIDDLLVDHNTLNEVGGVLTFPFVLGTCITLLIQKLFKKRRTE, encoded by the coding sequence ATGACTAAAAAAACTATGGACGAATTTTTCAAAAAACAACCTTTTATCGACAATATTCTAAAAGGAATCGGGCAGATTATGCTTCAGGAAAACAGATGGACAGGACTCTTATTCCTCATCGGCATTTTTATAGGAAGTTGGGAAGGCGGTGTTGCTGTTCTTCTTTCAACCGCAGCCGGAACACTCACTGCAATGAAGCTTAAATATGATCTGTCAGAGATCAATGCCGGATTATATGGTTTTAGTGCGGCTTTAGTGGGGGTGGCGCTCTCCTTCATCTTTCAGACAACATTACTTATTTGGATAATTATCATATTGGGTGGCGCTTTGGCGGCAGTAATTCAGCATTTTTTCATTCAGAAAAAAATTCCCGTATTCACGTTTCCTTTCATTATCATTACGTGGGTCTGTGTATTTGTATTGCATCATTTTACACAAATTCCACCTTCAGAAATGATCTCCGCAACAGCAGAGCCGGCAGATTACGATGATTTCCTTACTTGTACCAATGCATTTGGAGAAGTGATATTTCAGGGAGGAATACTTTCCGGGATTATTTTCTTCGTAGCGGTTTTTATCAGTTCGCCTGCTGCTGCATTGTATGGTTTTGCAGGTGCTGTTTTAGGAGCTTACCTTTCTCATATGAATGGTGAACCCATTGAGAAGATCCACATGGGACTTTTCGGATTCAACGCGGTGCTTTCAGCGATCGTTTTTTCAGGATTTAAAAAGAAAAACGGACTCTGGGTGCTGATAGCTGTGGCCATTACAGTTGCGATTGACGACCTGCTGGTAGATCATAATACCTTGAACGAAGTAGGCGGTGTCCTGACTTTTCCATTTGTTCTGGGCACGTGTATCACCCTTTTAATACAGAAATTATTTAAAAAAAGAAGAACTGAGTAG
- a CDS encoding TonB-dependent receptor plug domain-containing protein, translating into MKITKIAAVFLALAFNGKISAQETEKKLAIKDADDQFPIADVLIKYNHGNTHTHSGSDGTFTLPVASLPDTLVIGRQGYDEVTWVVNNDHDQNKVIFLQHKPYQISEVAINHSSFLSAITKVDLNKFPVNSAQDLLRKVPGLFIAQHAGGGKAEQLFLRGFDADHGTDVSVNVDGMPVNIVSHAHGQGYSDLHFVIPETVNNIDFGKGAYYMDRGDFNTAGYVDFQTYNGLKNSMVKLEGGSFNSKRILGMFNILHDDTGRKNAYLAAEYNYTDGPFDVKQNFNRVNIFGKYNQWITDKDYFNIQFSTFNSSWNASGQIPERAVDEGMIGRWGSIDSTEGGKTSRTNLQMNFKHIISDSEQIDAMAFYSKYNFNLYSDFTFYLKDKDHGDEIQQTDGRNIYGAEVKYTKSFTLGNSSLNWISGVGLRNDDINTLQLNHVYHRDLLLDRKADVNGTETNLHVYSGLIWKTGKWTVNPALRVDHFMFNMHNLLDTEQLPSGQSKEATRLSPKLNFSYAQSDNVMWFLKTGMGFHSNDLRVVVPNPDQKTLPYSIGGDLGARLHPFKSLIITPALWYMYLQQEFVYVGDDAVVEPSGKSQRFGADLGIRFQPLENFYLNADLNYSHARFIEEEKGQDYVPLAPVVTSTGSVNWDFLHGFSLGLQYRYLGSRPAVEDNSIKTKAYFVNDLMLSYNRQKWGANIQVNNLFNVRWNEAQFATETQLKGEAEPITDLTYTPGSPFGVRMGVYYKF; encoded by the coding sequence ATGAAGATAACTAAAATAGCAGCTGTATTTCTGGCATTGGCTTTTAACGGAAAAATATCTGCCCAGGAAACAGAAAAAAAACTGGCTATAAAGGATGCAGATGACCAATTTCCCATTGCGGATGTCCTTATAAAATACAACCACGGAAACACCCATACCCATTCGGGAAGCGACGGGACTTTTACGCTTCCTGTTGCCAGCCTTCCGGACACATTAGTCATCGGTCGTCAGGGATATGATGAGGTAACGTGGGTGGTGAACAATGATCATGATCAAAATAAGGTTATTTTTTTACAGCATAAGCCCTATCAGATCTCTGAAGTGGCTATTAATCATAGTTCGTTTTTATCAGCTATTACAAAAGTTGATTTAAACAAATTTCCCGTTAATTCTGCACAGGATCTGTTGAGAAAAGTTCCGGGATTGTTCATTGCACAGCATGCAGGAGGTGGAAAGGCGGAGCAGCTTTTCCTAAGAGGTTTTGATGCAGATCATGGTACAGATGTTAGTGTGAATGTAGACGGAATGCCTGTTAATATTGTTTCCCATGCCCATGGACAGGGTTATTCGGATCTGCATTTTGTGATTCCTGAAACCGTCAACAACATTGATTTTGGAAAAGGAGCATATTATATGGATCGTGGAGATTTTAATACAGCTGGATACGTTGATTTTCAAACCTATAATGGGTTGAAAAACAGTATGGTCAAATTGGAAGGGGGCTCATTCAATTCAAAAAGGATTCTCGGAATGTTCAACATTCTGCATGATGATACGGGAAGAAAAAATGCTTATCTGGCAGCAGAATACAACTATACTGACGGGCCTTTTGATGTAAAGCAGAATTTTAACAGGGTCAATATTTTCGGAAAATACAATCAGTGGATCACCGATAAGGATTATTTCAATATCCAGTTCTCAACATTTAATTCTTCCTGGAATGCGTCCGGACAGATTCCTGAACGTGCCGTAGATGAAGGAATGATTGGTCGGTGGGGAAGCATTGATTCTACAGAAGGCGGAAAAACGTCAAGAACCAATCTTCAGATGAATTTTAAACATATTATTTCAGATTCCGAACAGATTGATGCAATGGCATTTTATTCAAAGTATAATTTTAATCTGTATTCTGATTTTACTTTTTATTTAAAAGATAAAGACCATGGTGATGAGATTCAACAGACAGATGGCAGAAATATTTACGGAGCTGAGGTGAAATATACCAAAAGCTTTACTCTTGGAAACAGCTCATTGAATTGGATTTCTGGAGTAGGTTTAAGAAATGATGATATTAATACTTTGCAGCTCAATCATGTCTATCACAGAGATCTTCTCCTGGACAGAAAAGCCGACGTAAACGGAACTGAAACGAACCTTCATGTCTATTCCGGATTGATATGGAAGACGGGAAAATGGACCGTCAATCCAGCCTTAAGAGTGGATCATTTTATGTTTAATATGCATAATCTGCTGGATACTGAACAACTTCCTTCCGGACAGTCAAAAGAAGCAACAAGATTAAGCCCGAAACTTAATTTCTCTTATGCTCAGAGTGATAACGTCATGTGGTTTTTGAAGACCGGAATGGGATTTCATTCCAATGACCTGAGAGTAGTCGTTCCGAATCCTGATCAGAAAACACTTCCGTATTCTATCGGCGGAGATCTTGGAGCGAGACTCCATCCTTTCAAATCACTGATTATTACACCTGCTTTATGGTATATGTATCTGCAGCAGGAATTCGTATATGTTGGTGATGATGCTGTAGTAGAGCCATCCGGAAAATCACAGCGTTTCGGGGCAGATTTGGGAATCCGTTTCCAGCCACTTGAAAATTTCTATCTAAATGCAGATCTTAATTATTCTCATGCCAGATTTATTGAAGAAGAAAAAGGACAGGATTATGTTCCATTAGCTCCGGTAGTAACCAGCACAGGCTCCGTCAACTGGGATTTTCTTCATGGCTTTTCATTGGGACTTCAGTACAGGTATCTTGGCTCAAGGCCGGCTGTAGAGGATAACAGCATCAAAACAAAAGCGTATTTCGTCAACGATCTGATGCTTTCTTACAACCGTCAGAAATGGGGAGCAAATATCCAGGTAAACAACCTCTTCAACGTCCGATGGAACGAAGCTCAGTTTGCGACAGAAACCCAATTAAAAGGCGAAGCAGAACCTATCACAGACCTTACTTATACTCCGGGAAGTCCGTTTGGAGTAAGAATGGGAGTGTATTATAAATTTTAA
- a CDS encoding AraC family transcriptional regulator, producing the protein MEILSNFQYKKLFLPNITEKILANNADIQLYRIENYLKGILMPVIPYRTTFNFIIFVTKGHIKQYLENKEYNAEKGGVIFIKQGTITATVELSDDIEGFFLAYENNILSEQELPKHKSSIFFMTPFLNLDSLTYGTITQLLPILEQELWLNNLNINEVVVTMLHLILIKMLSTDSDSHHKSASRPMELSLQFRDLLFKYHVAEKRVAFYADKLSVTESYLNKCVKNVTQKSPKQWINEIDINYSKALLHSSKDIAEIAYELNFHTASHFTQLFKKIAGITPKDYRTHFLKNRVSV; encoded by the coding sequence ATGGAAATACTATCCAATTTTCAGTATAAAAAGCTTTTTCTTCCGAATATTACGGAGAAAATACTGGCTAATAATGCAGACATACAGCTATACCGCATCGAAAACTACCTTAAAGGGATTTTAATGCCGGTGATCCCGTACCGTACCACTTTTAACTTTATTATTTTTGTGACAAAGGGACATATAAAGCAGTATCTGGAAAACAAAGAATATAATGCTGAAAAAGGCGGTGTGATCTTTATCAAACAGGGAACAATCACGGCTACCGTAGAACTCTCAGACGATATTGAGGGATTTTTCCTGGCTTATGAAAACAATATTCTTTCCGAACAGGAATTACCCAAGCACAAAAGCAGCATTTTTTTCATGACCCCATTCCTGAATCTGGACAGTCTTACCTACGGAACCATCACCCAGTTGCTTCCGATCCTGGAACAGGAACTTTGGCTGAATAACCTGAACATTAATGAAGTGGTGGTCACAATGCTTCATTTGATTCTTATCAAAATGCTGAGCACAGATTCAGATAGTCATCACAAATCGGCATCACGCCCAATGGAACTTTCGCTTCAGTTCCGTGATCTTTTGTTTAAATACCACGTAGCGGAAAAACGGGTGGCCTTTTATGCTGATAAACTGTCGGTAACGGAGAGCTACCTTAATAAATGTGTGAAAAATGTAACCCAAAAATCACCGAAGCAATGGATTAATGAGATTGATATTAATTACAGTAAAGCCTTGCTCCATTCAAGTAAGGACATCGCAGAAATAGCTTATGAACTCAACTTTCATACCGCATCACACTTTACTCAGCTTTTCAAGAAAATTGCAGGAATTACCCCTAAAGATTACAGAACACATTTTTTGAAGAACAGAGTTTCGGTATAA